One genomic region from Spirosoma sp. KCTC 42546 encodes:
- a CDS encoding efflux RND transporter periplasmic adaptor subunit, which yields MDRVLPKRFWTVQRLAIFGGGAVVLGLLAYTLFFADRRSKLNVEKDKITVSAVSTGPFEDFIAVTGVVQPLKTIRLDAIEGGYVTQKLIEGGNMVKKGEVLLKLENQSLKLSFLQSETEANRLVNDLQTTRQRLQVERFTLRKTLADLDAQIDQAKDSYDRQAKLYKDKVVSEEDYLKAKRAYERLTGQRTIEIETQKYQEENAKFQIKQLEGTLQRTQKNVALWQQTLDNLVVKAPVSGQLSSIDVEVGSNINRGQNIGQIDDLNGFKMRVGIDEHYISRVFSGLKGSFEFNGKMHDLEISRVYPEVKSGRFEVDMIFPKGTPEGIKRGQSSPIQLELGKAAKATLLPVGGFFSDTGGNWVYVVDKSGKRAVKRPITLGRKNPEFYEVLTGLEPGEQVITSSYENFGDNEVLEF from the coding sequence ATGGATCGCGTCTTACCTAAACGATTTTGGACTGTCCAACGCCTAGCTATCTTCGGGGGCGGTGCGGTGGTTCTAGGCTTATTAGCTTACACCCTCTTCTTTGCCGACCGTCGGTCGAAGTTGAACGTTGAAAAAGATAAAATAACCGTCTCCGCTGTATCAACGGGGCCTTTCGAAGATTTTATTGCCGTAACCGGTGTTGTACAACCGCTGAAAACGATCCGGCTCGATGCTATTGAAGGGGGTTATGTAACGCAGAAACTAATTGAAGGGGGTAACATGGTTAAGAAAGGAGAAGTACTCCTGAAACTCGAAAACCAGAGCCTGAAACTAAGCTTCCTCCAGTCAGAAACCGAAGCTAACCGACTTGTCAACGACCTACAAACCACCCGCCAACGCCTTCAGGTAGAGCGCTTTACCCTCCGAAAAACGTTAGCCGACCTCGATGCTCAGATCGATCAGGCAAAGGACTCCTACGATCGGCAGGCTAAGCTGTACAAGGACAAAGTCGTTTCGGAAGAAGATTATCTGAAAGCCAAACGCGCTTATGAACGGCTAACTGGTCAGCGTACCATTGAGATCGAAACCCAGAAGTACCAGGAGGAGAATGCAAAGTTCCAGATCAAACAATTGGAAGGCACCTTGCAACGTACACAGAAAAATGTGGCTCTTTGGCAACAGACACTGGATAACCTGGTTGTTAAAGCCCCCGTTTCGGGTCAGTTGTCCAGCATTGATGTGGAAGTTGGCTCAAACATCAACCGGGGCCAGAACATCGGCCAGATTGATGACCTGAATGGTTTCAAAATGCGCGTCGGTATCGATGAACACTACATCAGCCGGGTGTTTTCAGGACTGAAAGGCTCTTTTGAATTCAACGGAAAAATGCACGATCTGGAAATCAGCCGGGTCTATCCTGAAGTAAAAAGTGGTCGGTTTGAAGTGGACATGATCTTTCCGAAGGGAACGCCCGAAGGGATCAAGCGGGGTCAGTCATCGCCGATTCAGTTGGAGTTAGGTAAGGCCGCCAAAGCGACGCTGCTGCCCGTAGGTGGTTTCTTCTCCGACACCGGCGGTAACTGGGTATACGTAGTGGATAAATCAGGCAAACGCGCTGTGAAACGTCCGATCACACTTGGCCGCAAAAACCCTGAGTTCTACGAAGTCCTGACCGGACTGGAACCCGGCGAGCAAGTTATTACGAGTTCTTACGAAAATTTTGGTGATAACGAAGTGTTGGAATTTTAG
- a CDS encoding ABC transporter permease, which produces MFSNYLKIAWRNIRSGGGYSVLNIGGLAVVLAVSVLLFWWVKDELSFDRFHADADRIYRVNAHFGKGADENFWSGTPAPIAVAAANKVPGVEQVVRVATLYDFRTFRVNERARVKTFSEQYDDLAYVDENFLNLFTGFAVRSGDVTKPFPSPNSVVMTEEMAEKFFGTPEAVGKKLTVLDSNRVFTVSAVLANMPDNSSIRAKVFFPMSLKKRTFGGNGDWKRLDDDWGNYYFQTFLKLSPTIEPTAIGKKLIALQAIARNTKPGDSSSDYQLQAFTKTHFYEPNGKDTGMQQVRMLGLIALLLLSIGCINYINLTTARATKRAREVGVRKVIGAESQQLLVQLLVESLLTMGIALLAAIVLIQLMMPYYLDLTGKTLGFSLLNPEVWGLLIGTLTLTVGLAGLYPAIMMSSFNPLRSLRGRGAQTGQAGLRKVLVVTQFALATGLIVGTLVIGEQLRYIRERDPGFNKEHTFVFYAGNKAQQYKRELEKESSIRAVVTATGGLVGGGGSTGDTDWDGKAPDRSFIVNQLGISHDFIPAYGIKLSLGKNFTGTKADSTSFILNETAVKQAGITNPIGKRFKFHQTEGHIIGVVKDFTTASIRSQIQPMLLFSIPGDNGIMHVKTTGQQAPQAIAAAERLWKKDSPDNVFEYTFLDETYNRMYRTEQRTGQLFSFFAGVAIIVCCLGLFGLAAFTAEQRTKEIGVRKVLGASIAGIITLLSTDFLKLVLIGILVATPVAWWLMSQWLQDFAYKIDMEWWMFVLAGLLAVGIALLTVSYQSIKAALMNPVTSLKTE; this is translated from the coding sequence ATGTTCAGTAACTATCTCAAAATAGCCTGGCGAAACATCCGTTCAGGTGGCGGCTATTCCGTTTTAAACATCGGTGGTCTGGCGGTTGTGCTGGCGGTGAGCGTATTGCTGTTCTGGTGGGTGAAAGACGAACTGAGCTTCGACCGATTCCATGCTGATGCGGACCGGATTTATCGGGTCAATGCTCATTTTGGGAAAGGTGCCGACGAAAACTTCTGGTCGGGCACGCCCGCTCCGATTGCCGTAGCAGCCGCCAACAAAGTTCCTGGCGTTGAACAAGTTGTTCGCGTAGCAACCCTCTACGACTTTCGTACATTTCGGGTTAACGAGCGCGCGCGGGTCAAAACGTTTTCGGAGCAGTACGATGATCTGGCTTACGTTGACGAAAATTTCCTGAATCTGTTTACGGGTTTTGCCGTACGGAGCGGAGACGTTACAAAACCGTTCCCATCGCCAAACTCGGTAGTTATGACCGAGGAAATGGCGGAAAAATTCTTTGGTACGCCAGAAGCCGTTGGAAAAAAGCTAACGGTTCTGGATAGTAACCGGGTCTTTACGGTGAGCGCCGTATTGGCCAATATGCCCGACAACTCATCGATTCGAGCCAAGGTATTCTTTCCGATGAGTCTGAAAAAACGGACTTTCGGTGGGAATGGTGACTGGAAGCGCCTGGACGATGACTGGGGCAATTACTATTTTCAGACATTCCTGAAACTGAGCCCCACAATTGAGCCTACCGCCATCGGCAAAAAATTAATCGCGCTTCAGGCTATAGCCCGTAATACCAAACCGGGCGACTCCTCATCTGATTACCAGCTTCAGGCATTTACGAAAACCCACTTTTACGAACCTAACGGCAAGGATACCGGCATGCAGCAGGTTCGGATGCTGGGGTTAATTGCCTTGCTGTTGCTGAGTATTGGCTGTATCAATTACATCAATCTGACCACCGCCCGGGCAACCAAGCGCGCGCGCGAAGTAGGTGTCCGGAAAGTGATCGGGGCCGAATCGCAGCAGTTGTTAGTTCAGTTGCTCGTTGAATCGTTACTGACGATGGGCATTGCGTTGCTGGCCGCTATCGTGTTGATCCAACTGATGATGCCGTATTACCTCGATCTGACAGGAAAAACGCTCGGTTTCTCGTTGCTTAACCCCGAAGTATGGGGCTTGCTGATTGGCACATTGACACTTACGGTAGGCTTGGCGGGGTTGTATCCGGCCATCATGATGTCGTCCTTTAATCCACTTCGTTCGTTGCGCGGACGAGGTGCCCAAACAGGGCAGGCAGGATTACGCAAAGTACTCGTCGTTACCCAATTTGCGCTGGCAACTGGCCTCATCGTAGGCACGCTGGTCATTGGCGAACAGTTGCGCTATATACGGGAACGAGATCCGGGCTTTAACAAGGAACATACCTTCGTGTTTTATGCGGGTAACAAGGCTCAGCAATACAAACGCGAACTCGAAAAAGAGAGTAGCATCCGTGCTGTAGTTACGGCTACTGGAGGACTGGTTGGTGGTGGTGGCAGCACCGGCGATACCGATTGGGATGGCAAAGCACCAGATCGCTCATTCATTGTTAATCAGCTCGGTATCAGCCACGATTTCATTCCAGCCTATGGCATCAAACTAAGTCTGGGCAAAAATTTTACGGGCACTAAAGCCGACTCAACAAGTTTCATCCTGAACGAAACAGCGGTAAAGCAGGCAGGCATCACCAATCCGATTGGCAAGCGCTTCAAGTTTCACCAGACAGAAGGTCATATTATTGGTGTTGTAAAAGATTTTACGACGGCATCGATCCGCTCCCAAATCCAGCCCATGTTGCTGTTCAGCATTCCAGGCGACAATGGCATCATGCACGTCAAAACAACAGGTCAACAGGCACCTCAGGCCATTGCGGCTGCCGAACGGCTCTGGAAAAAAGACTCTCCCGACAATGTATTTGAATACACTTTTCTGGATGAAACCTATAACCGGATGTACCGCACCGAGCAGCGCACCGGCCAGTTATTTAGTTTCTTTGCTGGAGTCGCTATTATCGTATGCTGTCTGGGTCTATTTGGCTTAGCTGCCTTCACGGCCGAGCAGCGCACCAAAGAAATTGGGGTGCGAAAAGTTCTAGGCGCATCCATTGCTGGCATTATCACACTACTCTCAACAGATTTTCTGAAGTTAGTTCTGATCGGCATATTGGTTGCCACACCCGTTGCCTGGTGGCTGATGAGTCAATGGCTACAGGATTTTGCCTACAAAATTGATATGGAATGGTGGATGTTTGTCCTGGCCGGATTATTGGCAGTAGGCATTGCCCTACTAACCGTAAGTTACCAAAGCATTAAAGCCGCGTTAATGAATCCGGTAACAAGTTTAAAAACTGAATAA
- a CDS encoding ABC transporter ATP-binding protein: MIQTIDLQKLFATEEVETTALNGINMDVKDGEFVAIMGPSGCGKSTLLNILGLLDNPSDGQYNFYGTEVAKMTERQRAQLRKGSIGFVFQSFNLIDELTVYENVELPLLYLKTPPDERKKRVEEALERMSIMHRRNHFPQQLSGGQQQRTAIARAVVAKPKLILADEPTGNLDSKNGEEVMKLLGELNDEGTTIIMVTHSPYDAGFAHRIVNLFDGKVVTENFHV, encoded by the coding sequence ATGATCCAAACAATTGACCTTCAGAAACTCTTCGCAACCGAAGAAGTAGAAACCACCGCTCTCAATGGCATCAATATGGATGTGAAAGACGGGGAATTTGTAGCTATCATGGGCCCATCGGGCTGTGGTAAGTCGACACTGCTCAACATACTGGGCCTGCTCGATAATCCCAGCGACGGGCAATATAATTTCTACGGCACCGAAGTGGCCAAAATGACTGAGCGTCAACGGGCACAACTGCGTAAAGGCTCTATCGGATTCGTATTCCAGAGCTTTAACCTGATCGACGAACTAACCGTTTATGAAAACGTCGAGCTGCCTTTGCTGTATCTGAAAACTCCGCCCGATGAGCGTAAAAAGCGCGTAGAGGAAGCCCTGGAGCGGATGAGCATCATGCACCGTCGGAATCACTTCCCACAGCAACTGTCGGGTGGTCAGCAGCAACGGACGGCCATTGCCCGGGCGGTTGTTGCCAAACCAAAGCTGATCCTGGCCGATGAACCGACCGGTAACCTCGATTCGAAAAACGGCGAGGAAGTCATGAAACTCCTCGGCGAACTAAACGACGAAGGCACTACCATCATCATGGTAACTCACTCACCCTACGATGCTGGTTTCGCGCACCGTATTGTGAACCTATTCGATGGTAAAGTAGTAACGGAGAACTTCCACGTGTAA
- a CDS encoding four helix bundle protein, which yields MAKIEKFEDMIVWQEGLAQAVNVYKLLANCTDYSLRDQMRRCSVSVPSNIAEGYERHTNKEFVRYLRIAKGSNGELRTQIHLAVAVDIIDAETGQMLLGKSRLISSMLQNLIKVRLEKFT from the coding sequence ATGGCTAAAATTGAAAAATTCGAAGATATGATTGTTTGGCAGGAAGGACTTGCTCAGGCTGTAAATGTGTATAAATTATTAGCTAATTGCACCGACTACAGCTTAAGGGATCAAATGAGACGTTGTTCTGTATCAGTTCCCTCAAATATTGCAGAAGGCTATGAGCGCCATACAAATAAAGAGTTTGTGCGTTATTTGCGCATAGCAAAGGGGTCTAATGGTGAACTCCGAACACAAATCCACTTGGCTGTTGCAGTCGATATCATTGATGCTGAAACTGGACAAATGCTTCTGGGTAAAAGCCGGCTTATCTCTTCCATGCTTCAAAACTTGATTAAAGTTAGATTGGAAAAATTTACATGA